From a single Hymenobacter sp. YIM 151500-1 genomic region:
- a CDS encoding OmpA family protein, producing the protein MRCLLSAPLVLVLSCGMLVPAEVAAQGARLSTTNSKARNLWEKAQTQAKDRDFGKAIETLTLLNQKFPSLGEPYLLKGSLLKAMGENRPAFDAYRDGLGKMALDPARANDYYTLGELAMSFGDYTVAADSYKKYIKTAPKSQRNVGRAQRQLQNCEFAQKAMAAPIGVQPERLSEPLNTFRFQYFPALTADNRFLLYTGRPAADSGEDLFISRQNKDGSFGQPQQISTAINTPYNEGAGTISGDGKTLVFASCDRPNSVGNCDLYISRRTGNAWSKPQNLGRNVNSPEWDSQPTLSADGRTLYFTSTRRGGKGQEDIYVTTLGTDGNWTVARNLGTPVNTAGKDMAPFIHASGTTLYYVTDGLVGMGGLDVYRCEQQGAATWGEPQNLGYPLNTFENEASLFIASDNRRGFCSRSRAAEPGVRKEQDRPVELFGFEVPKEVRSRETSTYTQGRVFDAITKKPIRADVQLYDLNTDELVQYVGSDAENGEYTVVLNEGRQYAMYAAADKYLMKSLSFDYSDKRSFDPLTLDIYLEPVRAGRSIVLNNLFFDTKQYELKPKSRTELNRLVGFMKQYPEVQVEISGHTDDVGSDEDNLALSQNRAKSVYSYLVSQGVKADRLRYRGYGETKPLMANDSESHRQQNRRIELRIL; encoded by the coding sequence ATGCGCTGTCTGCTATCTGCCCCGCTTGTTCTAGTGCTGTCGTGTGGAATGCTGGTGCCGGCCGAAGTAGCGGCCCAGGGCGCCCGGCTGAGTACCACCAACTCCAAAGCCCGCAACCTGTGGGAAAAAGCCCAGACCCAAGCCAAAGACCGGGACTTCGGCAAGGCCATTGAAACGCTGACCCTGCTCAACCAAAAGTTTCCGTCCCTGGGCGAACCGTACCTGCTGAAAGGCTCTTTGCTGAAAGCCATGGGCGAAAACCGCCCGGCTTTCGACGCCTACCGCGACGGCCTGGGCAAGATGGCCCTGGACCCGGCCCGCGCCAACGACTACTACACCCTGGGCGAGCTGGCCATGAGCTTCGGCGACTACACTGTGGCCGCCGATTCCTACAAGAAGTACATCAAAACCGCCCCGAAAAGCCAACGCAACGTGGGCCGGGCTCAGCGCCAGCTCCAGAATTGCGAGTTTGCCCAGAAAGCTATGGCCGCGCCCATCGGTGTGCAGCCCGAGCGGTTGTCAGAGCCTCTCAACACGTTCCGATTTCAGTATTTCCCCGCCCTCACGGCCGACAACCGCTTCCTGCTGTATACGGGTCGGCCAGCCGCCGACAGTGGCGAGGACCTGTTCATCAGCCGCCAAAACAAGGACGGCTCCTTCGGCCAGCCCCAGCAGATTTCCACGGCCATCAACACGCCCTACAACGAAGGCGCCGGCACCATCTCCGGCGACGGCAAAACGCTGGTGTTTGCGTCCTGCGACCGGCCTAATTCCGTGGGCAACTGCGACCTATACATCTCACGGCGCACCGGTAACGCCTGGAGTAAGCCCCAGAACCTGGGCCGCAACGTCAACTCGCCGGAGTGGGACTCTCAGCCTACGCTTTCGGCCGACGGGCGCACCTTGTACTTCACCAGCACCCGGCGCGGCGGCAAAGGGCAGGAAGACATCTACGTGACGACGCTCGGCACCGATGGCAACTGGACCGTGGCCCGCAACCTGGGCACGCCGGTAAACACCGCCGGCAAGGACATGGCGCCCTTCATCCACGCCAGCGGCACCACGCTCTACTACGTCACCGATGGCCTCGTGGGCATGGGCGGGCTCGACGTGTACCGCTGCGAGCAGCAGGGCGCCGCCACCTGGGGCGAACCGCAAAACCTGGGTTACCCGCTCAACACGTTCGAGAACGAGGCCTCCCTGTTCATTGCCTCCGACAACCGCCGGGGGTTCTGCTCCCGCTCCCGGGCCGCCGAGCCGGGCGTGCGTAAGGAGCAGGACCGCCCCGTGGAGCTGTTTGGCTTTGAGGTGCCCAAGGAAGTCCGCTCCCGCGAAACCAGCACCTACACCCAGGGCCGCGTGTTCGACGCCATTACCAAAAAGCCTATCCGCGCCGACGTGCAGCTCTACGACCTCAACACCGACGAGCTAGTGCAATACGTGGGCTCCGACGCCGAAAACGGCGAGTACACCGTGGTACTCAACGAAGGCCGGCAGTACGCCATGTACGCCGCCGCCGACAAGTACCTGATGAAGAGCCTGAGCTTCGACTACAGCGACAAGCGCAGCTTCGACCCCCTCACGCTGGATATTTACCTGGAGCCCGTGCGCGCCGGCCGCAGCATAGTGCTCAACAACCTGTTCTTCGACACAAAGCAATACGAGCTAAAGCCTAAGTCGCGGACCGAGCTGAACCGGCTGGTAGGCTTTATGAAGCAGTACCCGGAGGTGCAGGTTGAAATATCCGGACACACCGACGACGTAGGCTCCGATGAAGACAACCTCGCCCTGTCGCAAAACCGGGCGAAGTCGGTGTACAGCTATCTGGTGTCGCAGGGCGTGAAGGCTGACCGGCTACGCTACCGCGGCTACGGCGAAACGAAACCCCTGATGGCAAATGATTCGGAAAGTCACCGCCAACAAAACCGCCGCATTGAACTGAGAATTCTTTAA
- a CDS encoding bifunctional 5,10-methylenetetrahydrofolate dehydrogenase/5,10-methenyltetrahydrofolate cyclohydrolase has translation MPTTTTAYRLIDGKQTAETIKEEIAAEVAQRRAAGEKVPHLAAVLVGHDGGSETYVRNKVLACERVGFGSTLLRYEDDITEAELLTKVEELNQDPRIDGFIVQLPLPRHIDTNKVIEAIRPEKDVDGFHPMNIGRMVAGLPALLPATPSGIVELLRRYELPTDGKHCVVIGRSNIVGTPVSILLAKNLEPGNCTVTLCHSRTQHLADITRTADILVAALGRPEFVTADMVKPGAVVIDVGTTRVEDASKKSGWALKGDVNFAEVAPKTAYITPVPGGVGPMTIAMLLLNTLRAAKGEVYPK, from the coding sequence ATGCCTACTACCACTACTGCCTACCGCCTCATCGACGGCAAGCAAACTGCCGAAACCATCAAGGAGGAAATTGCCGCCGAAGTAGCCCAGCGCCGCGCCGCCGGCGAAAAGGTGCCGCACCTGGCCGCCGTCCTTGTCGGCCACGACGGCGGCTCCGAAACCTATGTGCGCAACAAGGTGCTGGCCTGCGAGCGGGTGGGCTTCGGGAGCACCCTGCTCCGCTACGAAGACGACATTACCGAGGCCGAGCTGCTGACCAAGGTGGAGGAGCTGAACCAGGACCCCAGGATTGATGGCTTCATTGTGCAGCTGCCACTGCCCCGCCACATCGACACCAACAAGGTGATTGAAGCCATCCGGCCCGAGAAAGACGTGGATGGCTTCCACCCCATGAACATCGGCCGCATGGTGGCTGGGCTGCCGGCTCTGCTGCCCGCCACGCCTTCCGGCATCGTGGAGCTGCTGCGCCGCTACGAGCTGCCCACCGACGGTAAGCACTGCGTGGTTATCGGCCGCAGCAACATCGTCGGGACGCCAGTTAGCATCTTGCTGGCGAAGAACTTAGAGCCTGGCAACTGCACCGTGACTTTATGCCATTCGCGCACCCAACATCTGGCCGATATTACCCGTACCGCCGACATTCTGGTGGCCGCTCTGGGCCGGCCGGAGTTCGTCACGGCCGACATGGTGAAGCCCGGCGCCGTGGTTATCGACGTGGGCACGACCCGCGTGGAAGACGCCAGTAAGAAGTCGGGCTGGGCCCTGAAGGGCGACGTCAACTTTGCCGAGGTAGCTCCCAAAACCGCCTACATCACGCCCGTGCCCGGCGGCGTCGGGCCCATGACCATTGCCATGCTGCTGCTCAATACTCTGCGCGCTGCCAAAGGCGAGGTGTATCCGAAGTAA
- a CDS encoding 3-oxoacyl-ACP synthase III family protein, with protein MNNTLRQSEIAGVGHYVPDRVVTNADLTTIMETTDEWIQERTGIRERRWFEEGKDTTANMGANAARKALEMAGLQPNDVQMIVFATLSPDYVFPGSGVLMQRELGIEAPIPAFDIRNQCSGFVYALSMADQFIRTGMYDTVLVVGSEIHSSGLDKTTRGRAVSVIFGDGAGAVVLRPSTREGHGILSTHLHAQGEHAEELIVKEPGSNRENRVQVAMDNHLDMYPYMNGQNVFKHAVVRFPQVIKEALDQNGYQPQDITLLIPHQANLRITQFVQQKMGLSDDKVFSNIQRYGNTTAASVPIALSEALQEGRIQRGDLVCLAAFGSGFTWASALIKW; from the coding sequence ATGAACAACACCCTTCGACAATCTGAAATTGCCGGCGTGGGCCACTACGTGCCCGACCGTGTGGTAACCAACGCCGACCTCACCACCATCATGGAAACCACCGACGAGTGGATTCAGGAACGCACCGGCATCCGGGAGCGGCGTTGGTTTGAGGAAGGCAAAGACACCACCGCCAACATGGGCGCCAATGCCGCCCGCAAGGCCCTGGAAATGGCCGGCCTTCAGCCCAACGACGTGCAGATGATAGTGTTTGCTACCCTGTCGCCCGACTACGTGTTTCCGGGCTCGGGGGTGCTGATGCAGCGGGAGCTGGGCATTGAAGCCCCTATTCCGGCCTTCGACATTCGTAACCAGTGCTCGGGCTTCGTGTACGCCCTGAGCATGGCCGACCAGTTCATCCGTACCGGCATGTACGACACGGTCTTGGTGGTAGGCTCCGAAATCCACTCCTCCGGCCTCGACAAAACCACCCGCGGCCGGGCCGTGTCGGTGATTTTTGGCGACGGTGCCGGAGCCGTGGTGCTACGGCCCAGCACCCGCGAGGGGCACGGTATCCTGAGCACCCACCTGCACGCCCAGGGGGAGCACGCCGAGGAGTTGATTGTGAAGGAGCCCGGCTCGAACCGCGAAAACCGCGTGCAAGTGGCCATGGACAACCACCTCGACATGTACCCCTACATGAACGGGCAAAACGTGTTCAAGCACGCCGTGGTGCGCTTTCCGCAGGTTATTAAGGAGGCCCTCGACCAAAACGGCTACCAGCCCCAAGATATCACTCTGCTCATCCCGCACCAGGCCAACCTCCGCATCACCCAGTTTGTGCAGCAGAAAATGGGCCTTTCCGACGACAAGGTGTTCAGCAACATCCAGCGCTACGGCAATACCACCGCCGCTTCCGTGCCCATTGCCCTGAGCGAAGCCCTCCAGGAAGGCCGCATCCAGCGCGGCGACCTGGTGTGCCTGGCCGCCTTCGGCTCCGGCTTCACCTGGGCCTCGGCATTGATTAAGTGGTAA
- a CDS encoding glycosyltransferase: MPPPLPILLASVLKPLDDTRMLGKFGRTLASRPGAQVHVAGRAAPQPAGLPANLHTHALLAGSRLSLARLGAQLRYWQLLRKLRPGVVFVHAPELLPATMLWQVLGRGRRFVYDVRENYALNIQTQWVYPGWARGLLARLVRGLETLAVRRASAVILAERSYAEELPFAVSAQNEQGGSGPAQAEAHTPSAPEKSRAKNQKPVLILENKYQPYAAEPAPPLLPRRLPPPTEPLRLLYSGTISELNGVWEAIRFVQHLRTAWPLAHLTIIGACQQPGLLPRLHAAVAEAGDAVTLLGGAELVPHARVVAEIGRSHVGLLPYRTHPSTARCVPTKLFEYLAHGLPLVAPPNPLWQQLVQRHGAGFSFDFQQAAYPPAAELADWLRQPAYYPHGIPPEAFWASEAEKLHGLLDSIR, translated from the coding sequence ATGCCGCCTCCGCTACCGATTTTGCTGGCCTCCGTGCTCAAGCCCCTCGACGACACCCGGATGCTGGGCAAGTTCGGCCGCACCCTGGCCAGCCGGCCGGGCGCGCAGGTGCACGTAGCCGGGCGCGCCGCGCCGCAGCCCGCTGGCTTGCCCGCCAACCTGCACACCCACGCCCTACTGGCCGGCTCCCGCCTCAGCCTAGCCCGCCTGGGCGCCCAGCTCCGCTACTGGCAGCTGCTGCGGAAGCTGCGCCCCGGTGTGGTGTTCGTGCACGCCCCTGAGCTGCTGCCGGCCACTATGCTCTGGCAGGTGTTGGGCAGGGGCCGGCGGTTTGTGTACGACGTGCGCGAGAACTACGCCCTTAACATTCAGACCCAGTGGGTGTACCCCGGCTGGGCACGGGGCCTGCTGGCCCGCTTGGTGCGGGGGTTGGAAACGCTGGCCGTGCGCCGGGCCAGTGCCGTGATACTGGCCGAGCGAAGCTACGCCGAGGAGCTGCCGTTTGCGGTAAGTGCGCAGAATGAGCAGGGCGGCTCCGGCCCGGCGCAAGCTGAAGCTCACACCCCATCAGCCCCCGAAAAATCAAGAGCCAAAAACCAAAAACCAGTCCTCATTCTCGAAAACAAGTACCAGCCCTACGCTGCGGAGCCGGCGCCTCCCCTGCTGCCCCGCCGCTTGCCCCCACCCACTGAGCCGCTCCGGCTACTGTACTCGGGTACCATCTCGGAGCTGAACGGGGTGTGGGAAGCCATTCGGTTTGTGCAGCACCTGCGCACTGCCTGGCCGCTGGCCCACCTCACCATCATCGGGGCCTGCCAGCAACCGGGGCTGCTGCCGCGCCTGCACGCCGCCGTAGCCGAAGCAGGTGACGCGGTTACCTTGCTCGGTGGCGCGGAGCTGGTGCCGCACGCGCGGGTGGTGGCCGAAATCGGGCGGAGCCACGTGGGCCTGCTGCCCTACCGGACCCACCCCAGCACGGCGCGCTGCGTGCCTACCAAGCTGTTTGAGTACCTGGCCCACGGCCTACCGTTGGTGGCCCCGCCCAATCCGCTTTGGCAACAGCTGGTGCAGCGCCACGGCGCGGGCTTCTCGTTCGACTTCCAGCAGGCCGCCTACCCGCCCGCCGCGGAGCTGGCCGACTGGCTGCGCCAGCCCGCTTACTACCCGCACGGAATTCCGCCTGAAGCCTTCTGGGCCTCAGAAGCCGAAAAGTTGCACGGCCTCCTGGATTCTATCCGGTAA
- a CDS encoding citrate synthase, giving the protein MAESAELILDGKSYTLPVIEGTEREKAFDIGKLRDQTGYVTLDSGYKNTGATKSAITFLDGEEGILRYRGYPIEQLAEKSSFLEVAYLLVYGKLPSQAELDGFSNQITKHTLVHEDVRKIFDGFPSAAHPMAILSSLICSLTAFYPESVSPDLSKEEIDLNVIRLMAKLPTIAAWTYKNNMGHPLNYPRNDLDYCSNFLYMMFSFPTEKYDINPVVVSALNKLLILHADHEQNCSTSTVRLVGSANASLYGSVSAGINALWGPLHGGANQEVVEMLEEIQKDGGDTSKFIAKAKDKNDPFRLMGFGHRVYKNFDPRAKIIKKAADEVLTALGIEDPLLRIAQELEQAALTDPYFVERKLYPNVDFYSGIIYKAIGIPTEMFTVMFALGRLPGWIAQWKEMRENKEPIGRPRQIYTGETERDYVSIEQRS; this is encoded by the coding sequence ATGGCAGAATCTGCTGAACTGATCCTCGACGGCAAATCCTATACCTTGCCCGTCATCGAAGGCACCGAACGCGAAAAGGCGTTTGACATTGGCAAGCTGCGCGACCAGACCGGCTACGTGACCCTGGACTCGGGCTACAAGAATACCGGCGCCACCAAAAGCGCCATTACCTTCCTCGACGGCGAAGAAGGCATTCTGCGCTACCGTGGCTACCCTATCGAGCAGCTGGCCGAGAAGTCGAGCTTTCTGGAAGTAGCCTACCTGCTGGTCTACGGCAAGCTGCCCTCCCAGGCCGAGCTGGATGGCTTCAGCAACCAGATTACCAAGCACACGCTGGTGCACGAAGACGTGCGTAAGATCTTCGACGGCTTCCCGTCGGCGGCCCACCCTATGGCCATCCTTTCTTCCCTGATTTGCTCGCTCACGGCTTTCTATCCCGAGAGTGTATCGCCGGACCTGAGCAAGGAGGAAATCGACCTGAACGTGATTCGCCTCATGGCCAAGCTACCCACTATTGCGGCCTGGACCTACAAAAACAACATGGGGCACCCGCTGAACTACCCGCGCAACGACCTCGACTACTGCTCGAACTTCCTGTACATGATGTTCAGCTTCCCTACCGAGAAGTACGACATCAACCCCGTGGTGGTCAGCGCCCTCAACAAGCTCCTCATCCTGCACGCCGACCACGAGCAGAACTGCTCTACCTCCACGGTGCGTCTGGTAGGCTCGGCCAACGCTTCGCTCTACGGCTCGGTTTCAGCTGGCATCAACGCCCTGTGGGGCCCGCTGCACGGCGGCGCCAACCAGGAAGTGGTAGAGATGCTGGAGGAAATCCAGAAAGACGGCGGCGACACAAGCAAGTTCATTGCCAAGGCCAAGGATAAAAACGACCCATTCCGCCTCATGGGCTTCGGCCACCGCGTGTATAAGAACTTCGACCCGCGCGCCAAAATCATCAAGAAGGCTGCCGACGAAGTGCTGACGGCCCTGGGCATCGAAGACCCGCTGCTGCGCATTGCCCAGGAGCTGGAGCAAGCTGCCCTCACTGACCCCTACTTTGTGGAGCGCAAGCTTTACCCGAACGTGGACTTCTATTCGGGCATCATATATAAGGCCATCGGCATCCCCACCGAGATGTTCACGGTGATGTTTGCCCTAGGCCGCCTGCCCGGCTGGATTGCCCAGTGGAAGGAGATGCGCGAAAACAAAGAACCCATCGGCCGCCCCCGCCAGATCTACACTGGTGAGACTGAGCGCGACTACGTGAGCATCGAGCAACGGTCGTAG
- a CDS encoding DUF805 domain-containing protein — MKYYLQVIKDKYATFSGRARRAEYWYFTLFHVIISFVLGFIDGILFQRQVISALYGLAVIIPGIAVAVRRMHDVGKSGWFILIPFYNLILACTEGDKGANEYGPDPKGAIESSYSATI; from the coding sequence ATGAAGTACTACTTACAAGTCATTAAGGACAAATACGCCACCTTTAGTGGACGTGCCCGCCGGGCGGAATACTGGTATTTTACCTTATTCCACGTCATTATCTCCTTTGTTCTCGGCTTTATCGACGGTATTTTGTTTCAACGCCAAGTCATCAGCGCCCTGTATGGCTTAGCTGTTATTATCCCCGGCATTGCCGTAGCAGTGCGCCGTATGCACGATGTGGGCAAAAGCGGCTGGTTTATTCTCATTCCCTTTTATAACTTGATCCTGGCTTGCACTGAGGGCGACAAGGGCGCAAACGAATATGGGCCAGACCCCAAAGGGGCAATTGAGTCCTCTTATTCTGCCACCATCTAG
- a CDS encoding 2,3,4,5-tetrahydropyridine-2,6-dicarboxylate N-succinyltransferase — translation MSELQPLIEAAWNDRSLLQQSATIEAIHTIIEELDKGRLRVAQPGAAEGAGWQVNDWVKKAVILYFPIRQMETLEVGPFEFRDKMQLKTSYEQQGVRVVPPAVARYGAYLAPGVIMMPSYVNIGAWVGEGTMVDTWATVGSCAQIGAGVHLSGGVGIGGVLEPVQAAPVIVEDGAFVGSRSILVEGCFVGREAVIGAGVTITGSTRIIDVTGPEPKEYRGHVPARSVVIPGSLPKQFPAGEYHVPCALIIGQRKPSTDLKTSLNDALREHNVAV, via the coding sequence ATGTCTGAACTTCAACCCCTAATTGAGGCTGCCTGGAACGACCGGAGCCTGCTGCAACAATCGGCCACTATCGAGGCCATCCACACCATTATCGAAGAGCTGGACAAAGGCCGCTTACGCGTGGCCCAGCCCGGCGCCGCCGAGGGCGCCGGCTGGCAGGTAAACGACTGGGTAAAGAAAGCCGTCATCCTGTATTTTCCCATTCGCCAGATGGAAACCCTGGAGGTCGGCCCCTTCGAGTTCCGCGACAAAATGCAACTCAAAACCAGCTACGAGCAGCAGGGCGTGCGCGTGGTGCCGCCGGCTGTGGCCCGCTACGGCGCTTACCTGGCCCCCGGCGTCATTATGATGCCGAGCTACGTCAATATCGGGGCTTGGGTAGGCGAGGGGACGATGGTAGACACCTGGGCCACGGTGGGCTCCTGCGCCCAGATTGGGGCCGGGGTGCACCTGAGCGGGGGCGTGGGCATCGGGGGGGTGCTGGAGCCGGTGCAGGCCGCGCCGGTTATCGTGGAGGATGGCGCTTTCGTCGGCTCCCGCAGCATTTTGGTGGAGGGCTGCTTTGTGGGCCGGGAGGCTGTGATTGGGGCCGGCGTTACCATCACCGGCAGCACCCGCATCATCGACGTGACGGGCCCGGAGCCCAAGGAGTACCGCGGCCATGTGCCGGCCCGCTCGGTAGTGATTCCCGGCTCGTTGCCCAAGCAGTTTCCGGCCGGCGAGTACCACGTGCCCTGCGCCCTTATCATCGGCCAGCGCAAGCCCAGCACCGACCTGAAAACCTCCCTCAACGACGCCCTGCGGGAGCATAACGTAGCAGTGTAG
- a CDS encoding metal-dependent transcriptional regulator, producing the protein MPSYTEENYLKAIYKLAEAQPGTEVSTNSVAEELQTRAASVTDMLRRLSEKGLLHYTRYRGVTLSEEGRRLALLTIRKHRLWEVFLVQHLGFSWDEVHDVAEQMEHIDSDLLIRRLDEFLGHPQHDPHGDPIPTAEGVLHRPQHRLVADLRPGDKGTVVAVKNTSVSFLQYLDKLGLTLGTRLEVLDKILFDNSLEIKVHNKEKYLISAEVSRNLYVAE; encoded by the coding sequence ATGCCCAGCTACACCGAGGAAAACTATCTGAAGGCTATTTATAAGCTGGCAGAAGCGCAGCCGGGCACCGAAGTCAGCACCAACAGCGTGGCGGAGGAGCTACAGACGCGGGCCGCTTCGGTGACGGATATGCTGCGCCGCCTCAGCGAGAAAGGGCTGCTGCACTACACCCGCTACCGGGGTGTGACGCTCAGTGAGGAAGGCCGCCGGCTGGCCCTGCTCACCATCCGCAAGCACCGGCTCTGGGAAGTGTTTCTGGTGCAGCACCTAGGCTTCAGCTGGGACGAGGTGCACGACGTGGCTGAGCAGATGGAGCACATCGACTCCGACCTGCTCATCCGCCGCCTCGACGAGTTCCTGGGCCATCCCCAGCACGACCCCCACGGCGACCCTATCCCCACGGCCGAGGGTGTGCTGCACCGCCCCCAGCACCGCCTGGTAGCCGACCTGCGGCCGGGCGACAAAGGCACAGTGGTAGCCGTGAAGAATACGTCAGTTTCCTTTCTGCAGTACCTCGATAAGCTGGGTCTTACGCTGGGCACCCGGCTTGAAGTGCTAGATAAAATACTGTTCGATAACTCGCTTGAAATCAAGGTGCACAACAAGGAAAAATATTTGATTTCCGCCGAAGTCAGCCGCAACCTGTACGTCGCGGAGTAA
- a CDS encoding 7-carboxy-7-deazaguanine synthase QueE, with product MLHELPVTSAAPAQGAAAPPLPVMEQFYTIQGEGYNTGRAAYFVRLGGCDVGCVWCDVKESWDVDAHPRLAVAGIVEAATAHPGRNVVVTGGEPLMHDLGPLTQALHAAGCQTWIETSGAYPLSGEWDWICVSPKKFKAPLPGVLAAAHELKIIVYNKSDFAWAEQHAAQVGPGCRLYLQPEWSKAPQMMPLIVDYVKENPRWQVSLQTHKFLDIP from the coding sequence TTGCTGCACGAACTTCCTGTTACGTCGGCGGCCCCGGCCCAGGGGGCTGCGGCGCCTCCACTGCCCGTGATGGAGCAGTTTTATACCATTCAGGGCGAAGGATACAACACCGGCCGCGCCGCCTACTTCGTGCGCCTGGGTGGCTGCGACGTGGGCTGCGTGTGGTGCGACGTGAAAGAATCCTGGGACGTGGACGCCCACCCGCGCCTGGCGGTGGCCGGCATCGTGGAGGCCGCCACGGCCCACCCCGGCCGCAACGTGGTTGTTACGGGCGGCGAGCCGCTCATGCACGACCTCGGCCCCCTGACCCAGGCCCTGCACGCCGCCGGCTGCCAGACGTGGATTGAAACCAGCGGAGCCTACCCGCTCAGCGGGGAGTGGGACTGGATTTGCGTGTCGCCCAAGAAGTTTAAGGCCCCGCTGCCCGGCGTGCTGGCCGCCGCCCACGAGCTGAAAATCATTGTCTACAACAAGTCGGACTTTGCCTGGGCCGAGCAGCACGCGGCCCAGGTGGGGCCCGGCTGCCGGCTCTACCTCCAGCCCGAATGGAGCAAGGCTCCCCAGATGATGCCCCTGATTGTCGACTACGTGAAAGAGAACCCGCGCTGGCAGGTGTCGCTGCAAACCCATAAGTTCCTCGATATTCCGTAG
- the mnmE gene encoding tRNA uridine-5-carboxymethylaminomethyl(34) synthesis GTPase MnmE — MAIDFPPSLTDTIVALSTPPGVGAIAVVRLSGPDAIRLTDEVFAGKRLRDQPGHTLHYGTIRDDGRILDEVVVSLFRGPYSYTREDVVEISTHGSDYIVRELLALLLRRGARLAEAGEFTKRAFLHGAFDLAQAEAVADLIAADSALSHQVALRQMRGGFSQELKDLRARLVKFAALLELELDFGEEDVEFADRTGLTQLLQEVQTLVQRLLRSFELGNVIKNGVTTVIAGRPNAGKSTLLNALLNEERAIVSDIAGTTRDLIEDEVSLDGIRFRFVDTAGLRDTTDVVESIGVERTLKRVQQAAIVVYLFDITTTSPAQLEAEIEALPLPTGTTVLAVGNKLDAASEAQPAAFRARPGTVLIAASQGTGLAELREALLAQVRGAGLDRTGQSTIVTNVRHARSLEQAAQHLAAVLAGLGAGTGTELLAADLRHALAALGQITGEISNDDLLTSIFTEFCIGK; from the coding sequence GTGGCAATTGATTTTCCTCCTTCGCTCACCGATACCATCGTGGCGCTGTCTACGCCGCCTGGGGTGGGCGCTATTGCCGTGGTGCGTCTCTCCGGCCCCGATGCCATCCGCCTCACCGACGAGGTATTTGCCGGCAAGCGCCTGCGCGACCAGCCCGGCCACACCCTGCACTACGGCACCATCCGCGACGATGGGCGCATCCTGGACGAAGTAGTAGTCAGTCTGTTCCGCGGGCCGTACTCCTACACCCGCGAGGATGTGGTGGAAATCAGCACCCACGGCTCCGACTACATTGTGCGGGAGCTGCTGGCCTTGCTGCTGCGGCGCGGTGCCCGCCTGGCCGAGGCCGGCGAGTTTACCAAGCGAGCCTTTCTGCACGGGGCCTTCGACCTGGCCCAGGCCGAAGCCGTGGCCGACCTGATTGCCGCCGACTCGGCTCTCTCGCACCAGGTAGCCCTGCGGCAGATGCGCGGGGGCTTCTCCCAGGAGCTAAAAGACCTGCGCGCCCGCCTCGTTAAGTTTGCGGCCCTGCTGGAGCTGGAGCTGGACTTTGGGGAGGAAGACGTGGAGTTTGCCGACCGTACCGGCCTGACGCAGCTGCTCCAGGAGGTGCAAACGCTGGTGCAGCGCCTGCTGCGCTCCTTTGAGCTAGGCAACGTCATCAAAAACGGTGTTACCACGGTTATTGCCGGGCGGCCCAACGCGGGCAAAAGCACCTTGCTCAATGCCCTGCTCAACGAGGAGCGCGCCATCGTATCGGACATTGCCGGCACCACCCGCGACTTGATTGAGGATGAAGTCAGCCTCGACGGCATCCGCTTCCGCTTCGTGGATACGGCCGGCCTGCGCGACACCACCGACGTGGTGGAGTCCATCGGCGTGGAGCGGACTCTCAAGCGCGTGCAGCAGGCGGCTATTGTGGTATATCTGTTTGATATTACGACCACTAGCCCTGCGCAGCTTGAAGCGGAGATTGAAGCCCTGCCCTTACCGACCGGCACCACGGTACTGGCCGTCGGCAACAAGCTCGACGCAGCTTCCGAAGCCCAGCCAGCCGCCTTCCGTGCCCGGCCCGGCACCGTGCTGATTGCCGCCTCCCAGGGCACCGGCCTCGCCGAGCTGCGCGAGGCCCTGCTGGCTCAGGTGCGCGGCGCGGGGCTCGACCGCACCGGCCAGAGCACCATCGTGACCAACGTGCGCCACGCCCGCAGCCTGGAGCAGGCCGCGCAGCATCTGGCGGCCGTGCTAGCGGGCCTGGGGGCCGGAACCGGCACTGAGCTGCTGGCCGCCGACCTGCGCCACGCCTTGGCCGCGCTGGGCCAGATTACGGGCGAAATCAGCAACGACGACCTGCTAACCAGCATCTTCACGGAGTTCTGCATCGGGAAGTAG